The DNA segment GATCGATGCACTTGTAGAATCTGTAGGTGGTCGCAGAAAACAAGTTGAGGATCATCTAACCGAAGATTATTTATTCGTATAATTAATTCACTAATAAGGGCCGTCATTACTGACAGCCCTTATTTTTTTGACCATTATTTTCACTAAAGTGGAATTTTCTTTTTCATTGCCTCTACAATATTATAGGCTGCGGGACAGATTGGTATATTTTGCAAGGTGATTGCTGCTATCTGCTGAAACTTATGTCTATCGGTGTGTGGAAATTCGCGACACGCTTTGGGGCGCACCTCATAAATGCTACACTTATTATCATCTCCCAAAAAATGACAGGGCACAGATTGCAGTACATAATCGTTATCTTCATCAACTCTTAGAAACTGGCTGATAAATTGCTGAGATTTCATTCTGAAATGTTTTGAAATCCTCTCAATGTCTGCCGATGTAAACAGTGGACCAGTAGTTTTGCAGCAATTGGCGCAATCAAGACAATCTGTTTTCTTAAATTCGGACGTGTGCAATTCTTGCATTTGATAGTCCAAATCGCGAGGGGGTTTCTTTTTTAATTTATCAAAATACTTTTTGTTTTCGATATGCTTATCTTTGGCGAGCTTTGGAAGTTCGTTTAAAGTAGGTTTCAATTTTTGTTTTCTAAAGTTGATTCTGCAAAAGTAGTGACTCAAAGTTTTAAATATTACAGAAATAACAAATAATGACGATTTCAAATCTTCATTGCTCACAACATTATTATGAAAGACCTCTTTGGTAAAGCGATTTTAGATTTTCAAACCAATAACAATCCTGAAAACATCATCACTGAAACTTCCATTTCTGAAGCTGACGAAATGAGCGTTTCATATTTATTTAGATCATTTGACGAGATGCCGAAGATTGAGCAGAAAGCTTTGGAGTTGGCATCTGGAAAAGTTCTTGATGTTGGTTGTGGAGCAGGCAGTCACAGTTTATATTTGCAAAAGGAGCGTAATCTAGATGTTGTTTCTATTGACATTTCGAATAATGCAGTTTTGGCTTGCGCCGAAAGAGGACTCGAACAATGTTACGTGCAAGATTTGATGACCATGACAGACGAAGACGGCAAGTATGATTCGATTTTGCTATTGATGAACGGCTGCGGACTGGCTGGAACTATGAAAAAGCTGCCAGCATTTTTGCAGAAGCTAAAGTCTTTATTGAATGTAGATGGTCAAATATTAATTGACAGTTCAGATATCATCTATATGTTTGACGAGGATGAAGACGGCGGAAGATGGATTAGCAATGAAGCGGAATATTACGGCGAGGTTACTTTTGATATCAGCTATAAAGGTGAAAAAGAGGACACCTTTGATTGGTTGTATATTGATTACAATACTCTGCAGAATGCCGCTTACGCGAATGGACTAAAAGCCGAAATGATTCTAGAAGGCGAGCATTATGACTACTTGGCAAAATTGACGCATCTTTAAAAGGTAATTTCAAATCCATTGATTTACATTTTAAACTATTATAAAAATGCTTTCGCTAATGGTCTAAAGAGATAAGTAATTCTTGAAGATGAGCATTATGACTACTTACCTAAATTGTTGAAAATTTAAAAGATAATTTCTATTCTCTTATTTTACATTTCAAATTAGTGGAAGAATGCTTTCGCGAAAATACTAAAACTTGAAATGTCTTTTTAAAATGCTTTTTAGACCCTCTAAAACGATTGGCAGAATATGAAAATATCTCACAAAGACTTTAAGGAATATTTAGAAATTTATGTGTTTGTAGCGAAATTCTCCATTTTGGATTATTCATTACGTAGTCAACGATAAGCGGTGTCATCTCGTCTCGCTTGCTCCATTCTGGTTGCAGGAATAGAATCGCATTTGGATTAGTACGAGCTGCTTGCTCTTCGGCAAAGATGAAGTCGTGTTTGTTAAAGATAATTACTTTTAGCTCATCTGCTTTTTCATACACAGATTCGGTTGGAAGTTTATTTTTCTTCGGCGATAGGCAAATCCAGTCCCATACACCTGATAGCTGATAGGCTCCCGAGGTTTCGATATGAACTTTCATTCCTTTTTCTTTTAATTTTTGTGTAAGCGGAGCCATATTCCACATTAGTGGTTCGCCACCTGTAATGACTACTGTATTTGCTTGTGCAGTTGCGGTTGCAACCATGGCGTGAATATGGGTGGGTGGATGAAGATCCGCATTCCAACTTTCTTTGACATCGCACCAATGACAGCCAACATCGCATCCGCCAACGCGAATAAAATAGGCTGCGGTTCCGGTGTGGAAACCTTCTCCTTGTATTGTGTAAAATTCTTCCATCAGTGGAAGCATTGTACCTTGGTCTACTTGGTCTTGGGCGCTTTTTGTCAACATAATTTTTTAATATTTTGCAAAGGTATGCAATTGCGTTGTGAGATTCTTTAACTTTAGCAAATCATTATTTAAGTCTTTTAAATCTAAAAGAAGTATCGCATTCTGAATTTTTTAGAGCAAGTCGTCTAGTTTGACGGTGATTTTGCGAGAGGGATGGCAGCGGACCCGAGCATTTGCGAACTGGCGAAGCAAATCCTTTCTTGAAGCGTTGCGGAGCAAAAGCTTTAAGAAAGATTGGGAGTGGAAAGCCCGACCTGCGCCGCATTGAAGGTCCTTCTTTTACGAAAACGTTCTGGCGCAGGTCTCACCCACAAAAGAATTCCGAAGATTAAAGCGGTTTATTAAAACAACAAAGCCGACAAAAATTGTCGGCCTTGAAAGATTTGTATAAAAACAGTCTTATTTAAGAGACTGAATAGATTGAGTTGCATAATTATTTGCAGGATCTAAGGCAAGTGCTTTATTGAAATATTCAATAGCTTTTGTTTTATCTGAATTTGCATAATGTGCTCCAATATTGTTGTAAGCTTCAACTGCTTTTACTTTATTAGCTTCCATTTCTTCTGGACCTTTTTCTTTTACTACTTTCAAGAAATCTTCATAGTATTGAGCCATCATCTCATCTTTCTCTAATAATTTATTGGTTCTAGCTCTAAAAATGTATGCATCGGCCGTAGTTGGTGAAGCGGTAATTACATTTCCAAAAGCTTTATCCGCCTTTTCTAGAGCTAACTTATCAACTTTTACAACATCTTTTCTTGTATTAGCGTAATAAATTGAGTTTCCTAAATATAAATTATCAATTAAAAAGTTTGGTGATTGAGGATTAGAAGTCGCAATTTCAAAAATCGCAGCTGCTTTATTAAAATCTCTATTTGTATACGCTTCTTGTCCTAATTGATTTAAATCGGCTGTGGTAGTTGGCTCAAGTTCAACTGCTTTTCTGATATCGGCTATACCTTTTTCGTACATTGCTGTATCAGTTTTCCCTTCTACTTCCGAAGATTTTTTAATTTTTGCCAGACCTAGGTACAAGTAATCTCGTCCAATAATCTTGTTTGCTGGATTTGAAATATATTCATTTAAAGATGAAATAGCAAGATCTGTATTTCCATTTTCGTAAGCTGCATATCCTAAATAGCGTTTGATTCGTGGATTAACTTTATCTAATTTCTGCATAGCAATTGCTTCTTGCTCCAGTGCTTTATAGTCGCGGGCAAGAATCAGGAAATCTGCATGACGCATTCTCGAGTCTAACGAATAATCTGTAAGTGACATATATTTGTCATAAAACCCTAAGGCTATCTTGATATTTGCATCAAACTTACTTTTGTCATTTGCTCCCCATTTGTAATAAGTTTCAGCAAGTTCACGGTAAACAGGACCATATGATTTATCTATTGCGATAACTTCATTAAATGATTTAATCGCTTCATTATATGCTTTTGCACCTTTAAGCAAAACACCGAGTTGCATTTTTGCGCGAAGCAATTTGTCATCTAGCCTAAAAGCATTTCTGTAATTAGAGTATGCCTCATTTTGATTACTAAGACCGTAATAGGCATCTCCTAGTGCCAAATAAACCTGAGCATCTTCTGGATTTGCCATCTTTGCTTTGTTCAAAACTTCGATCGCCTTGTTGTAATTTGGTTTATCAGCATTCATATAAGCTCTCGCTACATACACCAACTCCTCAGTATCCTTGCGTCTCATCTTTTGCGTTGCTTGATCAAAATTTGAAACCGCAGCAGCTATATTATTTTTATTGAGCTCAATTTGCCCCAAACCAATATAGTTCATTCTGTTGTCTTTGCCTGCCGCAAGACCTTTGTCAAAATAAATTTTTGCCGAGTCTACTTTTTCTTCACGCAAATATTCGCGACCTAAGAGGTATGCAGCTCTACCATCATTTTCATTTGATTGTATAATTGATTTCAACATTGTTTTGGCAGTATCATATTTCTCAGCATCCACAGCTTTGGCTGCTTGATTAATATCTTGTGCGTTCATTACAAAACCAGTCGCTAGAAGGGTCATTGTAACCATTTTCATTTTTGTATTATTCATAGTAGTATTTATTTCTTTTCTACGTTAATAGTCTTTCTAAGTATCAAATTTCTTCCAGGCATTCTTGTTGGCAGCAAACCTGCTTTCAAAATTATTCTCTGTCCACGTTCACCTGCAACAAATGAGGCAAAACCCATTCCGAGTCCAGCTCTTCCTTGTATATTTACTATAAACAAATCACGTGCCAAAGGGTACGAACGTTCTGCGAGATTGTTTTGCGTTGGCGCAATATACTTGTCAGAGTTAAGACCTTTAACGCTAAGAATGTGGACGTTATCAATGTACTTTTGCATATTTGGAGAAGGTTGCAGAATCCAATTTATTCCAATGACACCAATCATTCCCTTATTCTCTGACACATATTTTACAACTTCTTCATTTGTCTTAAAGGAGAAAACATTTTTAGGAATCTCTTTTCCAATATTTGCCATTTCTAAAATCTGTCTGGCGATACTTGAATTTAAATTGTCAAATACGATTCCATCGACTCCAGCTATATTCTCTCCTTTCAGAAAGCTTACTACATCAGACAAGGCTATAATTGTGTCGTTACTTGATTTATTTGCAATCAAAGCAATTGCATCTATAGCAAATTTAGTAACTTTTGGAGTAACTTTTCTATTTTTAAAAACGCCTATTTCCGTATCACTAAGATCTCTCGCCAATACTGCAATCTGTACAGAATCTTGCATTAATGCGTTAACTACCTCCGATTCGGAACTAGCTTTTAAATTAATGGTGGCTTTATAAGCATCTTGAAAAACTTCTACTTGATCCTGCATTATTGGCAGAATACTTTCATCTACAGCCACGGTTGCCTCACCGGTAAGGACGGTTTCTCTTCCTTCTTCTTTATCCTTACAAGAAATAGCAGCAAGAATAACAATCGAACAAGCTAGTACATTCCAGATATTTTTCATAATTATAATATTAAAATAGTTATTTAAAAAATCTTAAAAATCGTATGAAGGCATAAACAATCAAAAGTATACCGAAAGCCATACGATAGGCTGGCTGTAAATTTAGTGGGAATTCTTTCCAGAAAATCACAATTAATCCCAGCACTAAATATACCAGAAAAAACAAAACACCTATAATGAGAAGAAATCGCTCTTTGGGCGATTTCTTCATTTCATTTCTTTCGGAAAATCGGCTCATTAATAAGCAGATTGTATTGTAATAGGCAATGAGTACTGAACTCTAACCTTTTTACCGTTTTGTTCTCCTGGTGCCCATTTTGGAGATTTCTTAAGTACTCTAATTGCTTCGGCTGCAGTACCAAATCCAATGTCTCTAACAACTTTAATATCTGTTAAAGTTCCATCTTTCTCAACTACAAATGTTACCAAAACTTTCCCTTTTAATCCTTCTTCTTCTGGGGCTTTAAAGTTATTACCAACAAATTTGTAGAAGTTGGCAATACCACCTGGAAATTCAGGTTTTTGCTCAATTCCTGCCGTGCTGTAAATTTTAGTATCTTCTCCTCCTGTAGCGTCGATTGGACCCTTCCCTACTGGTTCGATTGTCAATTTTGCATCAGGATCACCCTTAATAGTTTCGTCTCCAATTTGCTTTTTGACGATGTCTTTAATTTTTGGTGGTTCTTCTACAACTTCTTCTGCTTTTGCAACCACTGGTTTCACAAATTTCACCTGATCAACTCGTGGAGGTGGTGGCGGTGGTGGTGCAAGAGGCACTATTGGTTCTTCAATCTTTTTAGGCGGCAATTTGATTGTCACGATTTTCTTGTCCATATCTTCTTCAACTACCACTTTATCTTTACCCATAAACTTGGATATCATAGGAGTTGCAACAAGAAAGCTAAAAATTAGAACACCCAATAATAGCGCTTTTAAAGTTGTACCTGGGTTTTGAGTACGCAAATCATACGCGCCGTACGTTTTGTTTTTACCCTCAAAAACAAGATCAACCCATTTTTGTTTAAATATGTCTAATTTCATCTGGTTTGTTTTTTAGGTTATTAGGTTAAAAAATTATTTCCCACCTTCTAACACAGTCACTTCTTCTGGCGAGATATCAACAATTGCATATGTAGGAACATCTGCTATTGCCATTTCATCTAATACATCAACCAAGTTTCTGTAATTTGATTTCTTACTCGGCTTGATAATAACTATTAGTCCTTGCTCTGGTTTACCTTTATTCGTAGAATACTGCAAAACCTCCGCCTTTCTTTTAATTAACTCTTTTCTTAAACCATCTCTACCATAAGCAATTTTTGCTGGTGCCATAGGAGTATTCATAATACCCATATAATATTGCAATTGATTATCTGCCCCCAGTAATACGGTCATTGTACGATTCTCATCGACTTTGAATTCGGTATCTACTTTTTCATCTTTGTCTGGCATACCCAAATCCATAGATTGAGGTTTTGATAGAGAGGTAGTTAGCATAAAGAAAGTAATCAATAAGAATGCCAAATCCACCATTGCAGTTAAGTCAACTTTCGAACTTAGTTTTTTACTTCTAACTTTGCCGCCCTTTTTTCCAGAGTCGCCTCCGCTATTTAATTCAGCCATTGTTTATCTTTTTATTTTTAAAAATCTTTTCCTCTCAAGCCCGTTACCAGATTAAAGCTATTCACTTTCTGCTCTTGTAACATATCAATAATTTGTTTAATTTCAGGATACTGCTCTTCTGCATCTCCTTTTATCGCAAATTGTAACTGCTTGTCTGCCAAATCAATGTTAGCTTGACGTGCGCTTCTAATCCAGTCTGCTAATTGATTATTTAGAGAATCTTTAGGAATTGTACTTTGTGATCCTTCTTCCATACGCTCGGTATTAGACATCGCGATCACAGATTTAAGCTGTTCTATTGGGACTCCAAATCCTTCGATAAGAGAAAAACGTTTCTTCTCATTTTCAGAAAAAGTAACTCCGTACTTTTCACCCATTAATTCTAACGTTCGCACTCTAACATCTCCACCTACAACGCCGAAGAACACTTTTCCTTTTCCGATAGTAATTGTTGCTAGATCAGTATCTGGCAACTTTGTCTGTACACTAGATACTGGTGTATCTACTGCCAACGGTTCTGGTTGTTTTGCGGTTGCAGTTAAGATGAAGAAAGTAAGCAGTAAGAAGGCAACGTCGCACATCGCAGTCATATCGACAGCGGTCGCATTATTTCTCGTTTTTACTTTAGCCATTTTAAATATTTAAAATTAGAAAAAAATGAGGCTATAATTTTATAACCTCAATTTTTCAAATTATTTTTTAATTAGTTTTTTAAGCTTCCTCTTGAACGTCTGTACGTGTTTACAATTGTAGAACTCGCTTCGTCAATTGCATAAGTAAGAACGTCAATTTTAGATGTAAAGAAGTTGTAAGAGATAATTGCTAATGCAGAAGCAAAAATACCAGTTGCAGTATTAATAAGTGCCTCAGAAATACCATTTGCAAGCGCAGCTTGATCTGGTGCTCCAGAAGTAGCAAGTGCACCAAACGCTGTAATCATCCCCATTACCGTTCCTAGAAGACCAGCTAATGTTCCTAGAGATACTAAAGATGACAATACAGTCATATTTTTCTCCAACATAGGCATTTCTAGAGAAGTAGCTTCTTCTATTTCTTTTTGAATTGTTTCAGCAGCACTTTCACTATCAAAACCTTCTTTCTTAACTTCTTGGTATTTAATCAGTGCTGAGCGAATTGCATTTGCAACTGAACCTTTTTGTTTATCACATTCAGCAATTGCACCTTCTATATTACCAGCGCTAATTTCTGTTTGTACCTTTGTCATAAATTTATCTAAACTTCCTGTACCTGTAGCTTTAGAAATTACGAAGAAACGCTCAATTGAGAACACAACTACCATAAGTACTAAACCAAGAAGAACTGGTACAATCTTTCCTCCTTTATAAACCATCCCTAAAAGATTACCCGCTAAAGGATGTCCTGTATTGTCACCATTTTCGAAGTTAGCAGGATTACCCATGATATATCTCCAAATCAAAGCTCCCATTCCGATACACGCAACGATTACAATTAAAGAAAATATATTTCCTCCTGTAATACCAACTTCTTTTTTAACTTTTGCCATTTTTGTAAATTTTAATGTTCTTTTGATTAATGTTTAATTATCAGTTTGATTTTTTTGATAGGAGCAAATTTAAATTTTTACTTCATATAAAAAAACTTTTTTTACTTTTATTATGATGTGACAACATTACCGTAACATACGAAACATTGCAATAACAATAGAAATGCAATCCATTTTCAAACTTGACCTCAAACAATAACGGCACTATTATAATTTTATTAGAGCTGCTAAGAGTGCTGAGCAATTTTTGAAGTATCTTGCAGTGTCGAAACTATATTCCTAACTTTAAAAACACGCATATATGGAAATGTCCGCAGAGTTTATTAAGCACATTATTTCAGGCTACACTCACAAAGGCAGAAGTATTACTTTGGGATCTGCAATGTTAGACGGAGAAGTCATATCGGAGGCTTGCGTCAACATTCCTTTAAAAACACTCAACAGACACGGGCTAATTGCGGGCGCCACCGGTACAGGTAAAACCAAGACAATTCAAGTATTGTCTGAACAATTATCCGCACAGGGAGTGCCGGTATTAATGATGGATATAAAAGGTGATTTTAGCGGAATTGCTAAGGAAGGAGAAGAGAAATCTTTTATTACTGAGCGAATGCAAAAATTAAACCTCCCTTTTACGCCTCAACCCTTTCCTACCGAATTACTGACACTCAGTGAACAAAATGGCGTGAGACTTCGCGCGACAGTTTCTGAATTTGGTCCAATTTTATTTTCACGAATTCTAGATTTAAACGACACGCAAAGTGGAGTGGTTTCTGTCCTATTTAAATTTTGTGACGATCATAAAATGCCACTGTTAGACTTAAAAGACATCAAAAAAGTTCTAAATTATATTAATGAAGAGGGTAAGTCTATAATTGAGAAGGATTATGGCAGAATCTCAACGGCTACGACCGGAATAATTTTAAGAAAAATTATTGAATTAGAACAACAAGGTGGTGATATTTTCTTTGGTGAATTATCATTTGATATCCACGATTTAATGAGAATAAATGATAAAGGACAAGGCTATGTTAATGTTCTTCGCCTCACCGACATTCAAGATAAACCCAAACTGTTTTCAACATTTATGCTGAGTTTACTGGCTGAAATTTATGAGCAGATGCCAGAGAAGGGCGATGCCGAACAGCCAGAGCTTGTAATTTTCATTGACGAGGCGCATCTTATTTTCCAAGAAGCAAGTAAAGCGTTGCTAAATCAGATCGAGACAATCGTAAAACTCATACGCTCAAAGGGAGTAGGAATTTTCTTTATAACGCAGAATCCAATGGATGTGCCTTCGGGAATTTTGGCGCAATTGGGATTGAAAATTCAGCATGCTCTGCGGGCTTTTACTGCAATAGACAGGAAA comes from the Flavobacterium ardleyense genome and includes:
- a CDS encoding YkgJ family cysteine cluster protein; this translates as MKPTLNELPKLAKDKHIENKKYFDKLKKKPPRDLDYQMQELHTSEFKKTDCLDCANCCKTTGPLFTSADIERISKHFRMKSQQFISQFLRVDEDNDYVLQSVPCHFLGDDNKCSIYEVRPKACREFPHTDRHKFQQIAAITLQNIPICPAAYNIVEAMKKKIPL
- a CDS encoding class I SAM-dependent methyltransferase: MKDLFGKAILDFQTNNNPENIITETSISEADEMSVSYLFRSFDEMPKIEQKALELASGKVLDVGCGAGSHSLYLQKERNLDVVSIDISNNAVLACAERGLEQCYVQDLMTMTDEDGKYDSILLLMNGCGLAGTMKKLPAFLQKLKSLLNVDGQILIDSSDIIYMFDEDEDGGRWISNEAEYYGEVTFDISYKGEKEDTFDWLYIDYNTLQNAAYANGLKAEMILEGEHYDYLAKLTHL
- a CDS encoding 7-carboxy-7-deazaguanine synthase QueE gives rise to the protein MLTKSAQDQVDQGTMLPLMEEFYTIQGEGFHTGTAAYFIRVGGCDVGCHWCDVKESWNADLHPPTHIHAMVATATAQANTVVITGGEPLMWNMAPLTQKLKEKGMKVHIETSGAYQLSGVWDWICLSPKKNKLPTESVYEKADELKVIIFNKHDFIFAEEQAARTNPNAILFLQPEWSKRDEMTPLIVDYVMNNPKWRISLQTHKFLNIP
- a CDS encoding tetratricopeptide repeat protein; protein product: MNNTKMKMVTMTLLATGFVMNAQDINQAAKAVDAEKYDTAKTMLKSIIQSNENDGRAAYLLGREYLREEKVDSAKIYFDKGLAAGKDNRMNYIGLGQIELNKNNIAAAVSNFDQATQKMRRKDTEELVYVARAYMNADKPNYNKAIEVLNKAKMANPEDAQVYLALGDAYYGLSNQNEAYSNYRNAFRLDDKLLRAKMQLGVLLKGAKAYNEAIKSFNEVIAIDKSYGPVYRELAETYYKWGANDKSKFDANIKIALGFYDKYMSLTDYSLDSRMRHADFLILARDYKALEQEAIAMQKLDKVNPRIKRYLGYAAYENGNTDLAISSLNEYISNPANKIIGRDYLYLGLAKIKKSSEVEGKTDTAMYEKGIADIRKAVELEPTTTADLNQLGQEAYTNRDFNKAAAIFEIATSNPQSPNFLIDNLYLGNSIYYANTRKDVVKVDKLALEKADKAFGNVITASPTTADAYIFRARTNKLLEKDEMMAQYYEDFLKVVKEKGPEEMEANKVKAVEAYNNIGAHYANSDKTKAIEYFNKALALDPANNYATQSIQSLK
- a CDS encoding PstS family phosphate ABC transporter substrate-binding protein, translated to MKNIWNVLACSIVILAAISCKDKEEGRETVLTGEATVAVDESILPIMQDQVEVFQDAYKATINLKASSESEVVNALMQDSVQIAVLARDLSDTEIGVFKNRKVTPKVTKFAIDAIALIANKSSNDTIIALSDVVSFLKGENIAGVDGIVFDNLNSSIARQILEMANIGKEIPKNVFSFKTNEEVVKYVSENKGMIGVIGINWILQPSPNMQKYIDNVHILSVKGLNSDKYIAPTQNNLAERSYPLARDLFIVNIQGRAGLGMGFASFVAGERGQRIILKAGLLPTRMPGRNLILRKTINVEKK
- a CDS encoding energy transducer TonB, with protein sequence MKLDIFKQKWVDLVFEGKNKTYGAYDLRTQNPGTTLKALLLGVLIFSFLVATPMISKFMGKDKVVVEEDMDKKIVTIKLPPKKIEEPIVPLAPPPPPPPRVDQVKFVKPVVAKAEEVVEEPPKIKDIVKKQIGDETIKGDPDAKLTIEPVGKGPIDATGGEDTKIYSTAGIEQKPEFPGGIANFYKFVGNNFKAPEEEGLKGKVLVTFVVEKDGTLTDIKVVRDIGFGTAAEAIRVLKKSPKWAPGEQNGKKVRVQYSLPITIQSAY
- a CDS encoding ExbD/TolR family protein: MAELNSGGDSGKKGGKVRSKKLSSKVDLTAMVDLAFLLITFFMLTTSLSKPQSMDLGMPDKDEKVDTEFKVDENRTMTVLLGADNQLQYYMGIMNTPMAPAKIAYGRDGLRKELIKRKAEVLQYSTNKGKPEQGLIVIIKPSKKSNYRNLVDVLDEMAIADVPTYAIVDISPEEVTVLEGGK
- a CDS encoding ExbD/TolR family protein is translated as MAKVKTRNNATAVDMTAMCDVAFLLLTFFILTATAKQPEPLAVDTPVSSVQTKLPDTDLATITIGKGKVFFGVVGGDVRVRTLELMGEKYGVTFSENEKKRFSLIEGFGVPIEQLKSVIAMSNTERMEEGSQSTIPKDSLNNQLADWIRSARQANIDLADKQLQFAIKGDAEEQYPEIKQIIDMLQEQKVNSFNLVTGLRGKDF
- a CDS encoding MotA/TolQ/ExbB proton channel family protein, with the protein product MAKVKKEVGITGGNIFSLIVIVACIGMGALIWRYIMGNPANFENGDNTGHPLAGNLLGMVYKGGKIVPVLLGLVLMVVVFSIERFFVISKATGTGSLDKFMTKVQTEISAGNIEGAIAECDKQKGSVANAIRSALIKYQEVKKEGFDSESAAETIQKEIEEATSLEMPMLEKNMTVLSSLVSLGTLAGLLGTVMGMITAFGALATSGAPDQAALANGISEALINTATGIFASALAIISYNFFTSKIDVLTYAIDEASSTIVNTYRRSRGSLKN
- a CDS encoding helicase HerA-like domain-containing protein, with amino-acid sequence MEMSAEFIKHIISGYTHKGRSITLGSAMLDGEVISEACVNIPLKTLNRHGLIAGATGTGKTKTIQVLSEQLSAQGVPVLMMDIKGDFSGIAKEGEEKSFITERMQKLNLPFTPQPFPTELLTLSEQNGVRLRATVSEFGPILFSRILDLNDTQSGVVSVLFKFCDDHKMPLLDLKDIKKVLNYINEEGKSIIEKDYGRISTATTGIILRKIIELEQQGGDIFFGELSFDIHDLMRINDKGQGYVNVLRLTDIQDKPKLFSTFMLSLLAEIYEQMPEKGDAEQPELVIFIDEAHLIFQEASKALLNQIETIVKLIRSKGVGIFFITQNPMDVPSGILAQLGLKIQHALRAFTAIDRKAIKMTAENYPLSDYYKTAEVLTSLGIGEALVTVLNEKGIPTPLAAVMMRAPESRMDILTTSEIDEINHKSKLVRKYSEVIDRESAYEILNKKISEMEVAAEEKQAQEEKAKPQKSTSSETTMSPAAKSVIKVVTSATFIRGFFGVMSKLMKGK